CAATATGGGTTTTCCATACTTTTTTTAGCCCTCTCGGGAGCATTAGCCGCAAAAGCCGGTGGCTCGGCAATTTGGAAATCGGTAATCCGGATTTGCTTCTGGGGTACTTTTGCCATGCTTATGTCGGCACTCGTAGGGCATCTTTTTAGCGTTACACTCGCCTAAATCCATTATACACGGTATCCATCCTGCAATTGAGAATGGTTTTAAATACCAAGCTTTAACGTCTTCTTGTTACTATCACTATTTTTATTCCTTACCTTTAGTACTATAAATCATTGCTTTATGATCCATAGTATCCCTGTGCAACACGCCACAACATACACGTAATTTCTTACGAATGCTTTTGACACCCCTCTGCCTGCAGTGCACTTCGATTTAAATAGAGCACAAGAATATACTCCCTATCTGATTCTCAAACTTAAAAAATTAATACTTTTTATTATGCCAAATGATATTTACCAGATTAAAAAGTTACTGAACACCAAAAATGGTACTTACACCTACTACAGCCTTCCAGAATTAGAGAAACAGGGATTTGCGATTAGCAAAATGCCCTTTTCCATCCGGATTTTACTGGAAAACGTATTGCGGAATTTTGATGATTTTGCCATCACCAAAGAAAATATGGAAACCCTGCTCAACTGGAAACCGGAAGCCTCCGATAAGGATATCCCTTTCAAACCGGCACGCGTACTGATGCAGGACTTTACCGGGGTTCCTGCAGTAGTGGATATTGCTTCACTACGTGCGGAGATAGCCCGGAAAGGCAAAAATCCCGATGAGATCAATCCGTTAATTCCGGTGGATTTGGTTATTGACCATTCGGTACAGGTGGATTATTTTGGAACAGAATATTCCTATGACCGGAATATGGATGAAGAATACAAGCGTAATAAAGAACGGTATCAGTTCTTAAAATGGGCCCAGCAGTCGTTTAGTAATTTTAGTGTAGTACCGCCGGGAATGGGAATTTGCCATCAGGTAAACCTTGAATACCTTTCTAAAGGAGTTATTGAACGCAATGGGGAAATATTCCCGGATACCTTAGTCGGAACCGATAGCCATACGCCGATGGTGAATGGAATCGGGGTTGTCGCCTGGGGTGTTGGTGGTATTGAGGCGGAAGCGGCTATTTTAGGCCAGCCGATCTATTTCATCATGCCAGAAGTAATCGGGCTGCGACTGACCGGGCAGCTTCCTGCAGGTTCCACAGCTACGGATATGGTATTGACGATTGCCGAATTACTGCGTAAATATGGCGTTGTAGGTAAGTTTGTTGAAGTATTCGGTTCCGGGCTTGACCATCTTTCCGTACCTGACAGGGCTACCATTGGAAATATGTCCCCCGAATTTGGATGTACCATTACTTATTTCCCAATTGATGACAAAACACTGGAATACATGCGCCTGAGCAACCGTTCCGAAGATCAGGTAAAACTGGTGGAGGATTATTGCAAAACCAATATGCTGTGGCGTACCGGAAATGAATCCATTAGCTATACCGATATACTCGAACTGGATCTTAGCACTGTGGAACCTACAGTGGCTGGCCCAAAACGCCCACAGGACAAAATATTGCTCAAAGATTTCCAAGGCACCTTTATCGATGTACTCCATAAAACATACGGTCGGAAATACATCAAACCGCAGGAGCAGCTGACCCGATGGTATGCTGAGGGTGGTGGCTCACAGCCCATACCTTCTGAAGCCCCGATGCAACCCGATACAAAAATCGAAAAGATCATCGAAAATGGGATGAAAATGGTTGCTGTAACCGTTGGCCAGGAACAATTCATGCTTTCTGATGGGGCTGTAGTAATTGCCGCTATTACTTCCTGTACCAACACCTCTAATCCTTATGTAATGATCGGAGCGGGTTTAGTGGCACGAAAAGCGCGCGAACATGGCCTGAATGTAAAACCATGGGTCAAAACATCGCTCGCACCAGGATCCAAAGTAGTAACCGATTACCTGATCAAAGCCGATTTATTAGATGACCTGGAATCGATGAAATTCCATGTGGTTGGATATGGCTGTACGTCGTGTATTGGAAACTCCGGGCCTTTGCCTTCCCATATTGCCAAAGCGATTGATGACCATGACCTGGTAATGGCTTCTGTATTGTCGGGAAACCGGAATTTTGAAGCCCGGATCCATCCGCAGATAAAAATGAATTTCCTAATGTCGCCTATGCTGGTCGTTGCCTATGCCATCGCCGGCCGTGTGGATGTTGACCTGCTCAATGACCCCATCAGTTACGATCCAAACCAGCAGCCGGTATACCTCAAAGACATCTGGCCAAGCAATGATGAGATTAATAAAGTGATGCAGGCCGTGCTTTCACCAAAACAGTTTGCGAAAAGCTACGGGACCATCTTTGAAGGTAATGAGACCTGGCAAAAACTCGAAGTGCCACAGGAAAAAATATATGTGTGGGATGAAGATTCTACCTATATCAAAGAAGCTCCATTTTTCAAGGATCTGCCGGATGAAGCTTCGCCTTTACTTGATATCGAAAATGCCAATGTACTTTTAGCATTAGGCGATAGTATCACTACGGACCATATTTCACCTGCAGGTGCCTATAATGAGTCTTCTGCTGCCGGGAAATACCTGATAAGCCGTGGGGTAGAAAAAGCAGACTTCAACTCTTATGGTTCCCGCCGGGGCCATGATGAAGTAATGGTACGGGGTACTTTTGCCAATGTACGTATTAAAAACTCCCTTGCCGACAAAGAAGGGGGGTATACTAAATATATGCCTACAGGTGAGGAAATGAGCGTATACGATGCTGCAATGCAGTACAAAGAAGCCAAAATCCCACTGATTATCCTCGCTGGTAAAGAATACGGTAGCGGATCATCCAGAGACTGGGCTGCAAAAGGTACTTTTTTGTTGGGTGTAAAAGCGGTACTGGCCGAAAGTTATGAACGGATCCACCGAAGCAACCTCGTGGGGATGGGCGTAGTACCACTCCAATACAAAACAGGTGAAAGTGCAGAAAGCCTTGGCCTTACAGGCAGGGAACGCTTTAGCATTACCGGGATTGCAACAGATATCAAACCACTCAAGGAAGTGACTGTCACAGCCGAGAAAGAAAATGGGCAAAAAATAACGTTTCAGGTCATCGCAAGACTGGATTCTAAAATAGAAATTGAATACTATCGCAATGGTGGTATTTTACAATATGTATTGCGCCAGTTCCTGAATAAAGCGTAACACGCATTATTTGATTCTAAAAATAAAGCCCGATAGCAAGTAACTATCGGGCTTTATGCTGTAAAGACATCTTAACTATTCGTGTATTCCAAGAGCCTGTACTAATTCCTCGATTTCATTATTTTTTTCTTTAGGCTCAAAACTTCTATTATTCTTTAAACTATAGAATCGTTGCATAAAATTTGTAAAATAACCATCTTTTAGAATCCCTGATCGATAGGCATCATACAGATAGTGAAAGTTCTTTTCCCTATCCTCAATTGTGGCACTATGATGGATGATAAGCCAGGGAGTATAGATGGCCTTTTCACTAGAACTATTTGTTGGATGGCCATACTTTTCTAAATACAATTCTATCTTCTGAAGGTTCAGTAAATCCAACTGGATCGTATTGTTATTAAGTTGATTATATTCATGCGAATAATAGCCATATTTCATGATGTAGTAGCCGTCTTTATTCCGGATACCCTGATCGGCATCAACAATCTCTTCCAGGAAACAGTCCCGCTTTTGTGGGGTATCGAGATTGCATATTTCTTGTTTGTCTTCCTCTGTCAGGACATTTATCCGTTCTTTTCTATGGCAAGCTCCAAAACCCAGTAGTACAATCAAAAG
The Flavobacterium kingsejongi genome window above contains:
- the acnA gene encoding aconitate hydratase AcnA gives rise to the protein MPNDIYQIKKLLNTKNGTYTYYSLPELEKQGFAISKMPFSIRILLENVLRNFDDFAITKENMETLLNWKPEASDKDIPFKPARVLMQDFTGVPAVVDIASLRAEIARKGKNPDEINPLIPVDLVIDHSVQVDYFGTEYSYDRNMDEEYKRNKERYQFLKWAQQSFSNFSVVPPGMGICHQVNLEYLSKGVIERNGEIFPDTLVGTDSHTPMVNGIGVVAWGVGGIEAEAAILGQPIYFIMPEVIGLRLTGQLPAGSTATDMVLTIAELLRKYGVVGKFVEVFGSGLDHLSVPDRATIGNMSPEFGCTITYFPIDDKTLEYMRLSNRSEDQVKLVEDYCKTNMLWRTGNESISYTDILELDLSTVEPTVAGPKRPQDKILLKDFQGTFIDVLHKTYGRKYIKPQEQLTRWYAEGGGSQPIPSEAPMQPDTKIEKIIENGMKMVAVTVGQEQFMLSDGAVVIAAITSCTNTSNPYVMIGAGLVARKAREHGLNVKPWVKTSLAPGSKVVTDYLIKADLLDDLESMKFHVVGYGCTSCIGNSGPLPSHIAKAIDDHDLVMASVLSGNRNFEARIHPQIKMNFLMSPMLVVAYAIAGRVDVDLLNDPISYDPNQQPVYLKDIWPSNDEINKVMQAVLSPKQFAKSYGTIFEGNETWQKLEVPQEKIYVWDEDSTYIKEAPFFKDLPDEASPLLDIENANVLLALGDSITTDHISPAGAYNESSAAGKYLISRGVEKADFNSYGSRRGHDEVMVRGTFANVRIKNSLADKEGGYTKYMPTGEEMSVYDAAMQYKEAKIPLIILAGKEYGSGSSRDWAAKGTFLLGVKAVLAESYERIHRSNLVGMGVVPLQYKTGESAESLGLTGRERFSITGIATDIKPLKEVTVTAEKENGQKITFQVIARLDSKIEIEYYRNGGILQYVLRQFLNKA